The Xenopus tropicalis strain Nigerian chromosome 7, UCB_Xtro_10.0, whole genome shotgun sequence genome includes a region encoding these proteins:
- the rrp12 gene encoding RRP12-like protein isoform X1 encodes MGKAGKLRSGSAGKSKRWKKGHSSDSNPELRRHREAARSRFFSRPSGKSDLTVDALKLHNDLQSDTLSVQKKLENSEGLMEDEDEMAITEKSGVSFLSGLSDCTNLTFGKVQRYWESNSASHKEICAVLAAVTEVIRSQGGKESETEYFAALMTTLEAVESPESLAAVTYLLNLVLKRVPGPVLIKKFSDTSKALMDIMASQASSGSTSAMRWIVSCLAVLLRKQDLLTWSYPSTLQVYHGLLSFTVHAKPKIRKAAQLGVCSILKGSEFMFSESAPKHHPAVQTTAKFCIQEIEKSGGSKEATTTLHMLTLLKELLPCFPVSMVKSCCETLLKVMTLSNVLITACAMQAFHGLFHSCPGTSALTAELNAQIITALYDYLPNENDLQPVLAWLAVMEKAHTNLARLQSELCLGHLPRLFLTTMNCLLSPHLQVVGAAARTLKTLLTECIAPNAADIGSVPLAPTSGPAGLICKMFRCVEEGLSYKFHSSWPYVLQVLQTFFEAAGKNCHPFMRKCLQTLADLRTSAHFSYTGELDHAVGAAVESMGPEVVLKAIPLQIDGTEESCDFPRSWLVPVIRDNVKNTELGFFTKYFLPLAAKLKNRAADLSQDGRNLEAKIYDTLQWQIWTMLPGFCTKPTDVVDSFKGIARTLGMAINDRPDLRLTVCQALRSLINKGCESEADKAEVSRFAKNFLPILFNVYSQPPAPGEGPSQKLPVLDTVKAYLTITDQQMVSGFLDKATVKLTEAESAEPTRLYMLDLIIAMAPYADEPSMTKIYHTILPYLEDKNHSLQKKAYRVLEEICGGEQPPCKEFVNNNLEELKKTLLTSLKSASSPAKRPRLKCLIHIVKQLAADHEEFITSLIPEVMICTREVSVGARKNAYTLLAEIGYAFLRFNHDQKEAMEQYLAVVYAGLTGSVTMISCAVLTLTRLLFEFKDQMGLQVIEHLLENVCLLLGSRTREVVKAALGFIKVIIFIMDIKVLSKQLQMMMEAIGNINSDMRRFFRVKLKNIFTKFIRKFGFELVKSMLPEAYHKVLVNIRKAEARNKKQKALKQAAAVGEEDDQETKKLEGNSMEDILADSDEEVEEDEEKPTKQQKKLARQKSQAWLKEGEEDDPLNFLDPKAAQRVLATRPDGKSTKLKHDFKTSSDGRLIIQDDEVEEDKSKAVDEEMADLMQEVGIRSKKAQKKRFREDNDDDDDATDKKPQYKSGGSGIHRPISKKPESGANYKSKKGKGDVKQKGKHDPFAYIPLNKATLNRRKKAKMQGQFKGLVRAAQRGAQSGLKKRKDRRL; translated from the exons ATCTGTGCTGTGCTGGCTGCTGTTACTGAAGTTATTCGCTCTCAGGGAGGAAAAGAGTCAGAGACTGAATACTTTGCTGCTCTG ATGACTACTCTTGAAGCTGTAGAGTCCCCTGAGTCATTGGCTGCAGTTACATATCTGCTTAACCTGGTTCTCAAGAG GGTTCCTGGACCTGTTCTTATCAAGAAGTTTTCTGATACATCCAAGGCCCTTATGGATATCATGGCTTCTCAAGCAAGCAGCGGCAGCACCTCTGCTATGAGATGG ATTGTCTCTTGTCTGGCTGTGCTGCTCCGCAAGCAGGATCTTCTCACATGGAGCTACCCCTCAACCCTCCAAGTGTACCATGGGCTACTCAGTTTCACTGTTCATGCAAAACCTAAA ATCCGCAAGGCGGCCCAGCTAGGGGTGTGTTCCATCCTAAAGGGCAGTGAGTTCATGTTCAGTGAATCGGCACCTAAACACCACCCAGCTGTTCAAACCACAGCTAAATTCTGTATCCAGGAAATAGAGAAGTCTGGAG GTAGTAAAGAAGCCACTACAACCTTGCATATGCTGACATTACTAAAGGAACTGCTGCCCTGCTTCCCTGTCAGTATGGTGAAATCTTGCTGTGAGACCCTGCTAAAGGTCATGACTCTAAGCAACGTG CTTATCACCGCGTGTGCAATGCAGGCCTTCCATGGTCTCTTCCATTCATGCCCCGGAACCTCTGCTCTGACTGCAGAGCTCAATGCCCAAATCATTACA GCCCTATATGACTACTTGCCCAATGAGAATGACCTACAACCAGTTTTGGCATGGTTAGCAGTCATGGAGAAGGCCCACACCAATTTGGCCAG GTTGCAGAGTGAGCTGTGCCTGGGCCATCTTCCTCGTCTCTTCTTAACAACCATGAACTGCTTATTATCTCCTCACTTGCAGGTTGTTGGTGCAGCTGCCCGGACCTTGAAG ACTCTCCTTACTGAATGCATTGCTCCAAATGCTGCTGACATTGGGTCTGTGCCATTGGCTCCAACTTCTGGGCCAGCTGGGCTCATCTGTAAAATGTTCAG GTGCGTGGAAGAGGGATTATCATATAAATTTCACTCATCTTGGCCATACGTCCTTCAAGTCTTACAAACCTTTTTTGAAGCAGCGGGAAAAAATTGCCATCCGTTCATGAGAAAG TGTTTGCAGACTCTTGCTGACTTGAGAACCTCAGCGCATTTTTCCTACACTGGAGAGTTGGATCATGCTGTGGGCGCTGCTGTGGAAAGTATGGGTCCTGAGGTTGTCCTGAAAGCCATTCCTCTGCAGATTGATGGCACAGA ggaATCTTGCGACTTCCCTCGAAGCTGGCTGGTCCCGGTGATACGAGACAATGTGAAGAACACAGAGCTAGGTTTCTTTACCAAGTACTTTCTGCCGCTGGCTGCCAAGTTAAAGAATCGgg CTGCTGATCTATCTCAAGATGGACGAAATCTTGAAGCAAAAATTTATGATACCCTCCAGTGGCAA ATCTGGACAATGTTACCTGGATTTTGCACCAAACCCACAGATGTTGTAGATTCCTTCAAGGGAATTGCACGCACCCTGGGAATGGCAATCAATGATCGTCCAGACCTGAGACTTACAGTCTGCCAAGCTCTGCGATCACTTATCAACAAGGGTTGTGAATCAG AGGCTGACAAGGCTGAAGTTAGCCGCTTTGCCAAGAACTTCCTCCCAATTCTGTTTAATGTGTACAGTCAACCGCCAGCTCCAGGAGAGGGGCCCTCTCAGAAACTGCCAGTGTTGGACACAGTTAAAGCATATCTCACAATCACAGACCAGCAG ATGGTTAGTGGGTTTTTGGATAAAGCAACTGTCAAACTGACAGAAGCGGAGAGTGCAGAGCCCACAAG ATTATATATGCTGGACCTGATCATTGCCATGGCACCGTATGCAGATGAACCCTCCATGACTAAGATCTATCACACTATTTTGCCATATTTGGAG GATAAAAATCACAGTTTGCAGAAGAAAGCCTATAGAGTTTTGGAGGAAATATGTGGAGGGGAACAGCCACCATGCAAAGAATTTGTAAACAACAATCTGGAAGAATTAAAGAAAACACTCCTGACTTCCCTGAAAAGCGCTTCATCCCCTGCTAAACGG CCTCGTTTGAAATGTCTGATCCATATTGTGAAACAACTGGCAGCGGATCACGAAGAATTTATAACTTCCCTTATTCCTGAG GTGATGATTTGTACAAGAGAAGTTTCCGTAGGAGCACGCAAGAATGCATACACGTTACTGGCAGAGATAGGATACGCTTTCCTGCGCTTCAACCATGATCAGAAAG AGGCTATGGAGCAGTACCTTGCTGTTGTCTATGCAGGACTGACTGGTTCTGTCACCATGATAAGCTGCGCAGTGCTAACACTAACAAGGCTCTTGTTTGAATTTAAAG ATCAAATGGGCCTGCAGGTGATTGAACATTTGCTGGAGAATGTCTGCCTCCTCTTAGGATCCAGAACACGGGAAGTGGTTAAAGCCGCGTTGGGCTTCATCAAAGTTATAATCTTCATTATGGACATAAAAGTTCTGTCCAAGCAGCTGCAAATGATG ATGGAAGCTATAGGAAATATCAACAGTGACATGAGGCGCTTCTTCCGCGTGAAGCTTAAAAACATCTTCACCAAGTTCATACGAAAGTTTGG GTTTGAGTTGGTAAAGTCCATGTTGCCTGAAGCTTACCATAAAGTCCTAGTAAACATCCGTAAGGCTGAAGCCAGAAATAAGAAACAGAAAGCATTGAAACAGGCTGCAGCAGTGGGAGAGGAGGACGATCAAGAAACCAAAAAACTGGAGGGAAATAG TATGGAAGACATTTTGGCTGATTCTGATGAAGAAGTAGAGGAAGATGAAGAGAAACCAACCAAACAACAAAAGAAACTGGCCCGGCAGAAGAGCCAGGCTTGGCTTAAAGAAGGGGAGGAAGATGACCCTCTAAATTTCCTTGATCCCAAAGCTGCACAGCGTGTACTGG CTACCAGGCCCGACGGGAAGAGCACCAAGCTAAAGCACGACTTTAAGACCTCGTCGGATGGGCGCCTCATTATCCAAGATGATGAAGTAGAAGAAGATAAGTCTAAAG CCGTTGATGAAGAAATGGCAGATCTCATGCAGGAAGTGGGAATTCGAAGT aaaaaagctcAAAAGAAGAGATTTCGTgaagataatgatgatgatgatgatgccaCAGATAAAAAACCACAGTATAAAT CTGGCGGCTCTGGAATACACAGACCAATCTCCAAAAAGCCAGAAAGTGGAGCAAACTACAAATCTaag AAAGGAAAAGGCGACGTGAAACAGAAAGGCAAGCATGATCCGTTTGCATATATACCTCTAAACAAAGCCACCCTTAACCGAAG GAAAAAAGCAAAGATGCAAGGCCAGTTTAAAGGCCTGGTGAGAGCGGCACAAAGAGGGGCACAGAGTGGActgaaaaagagaaaagacaGGAGGCTTTAA
- the rrp12 gene encoding RRP12-like protein (The RefSeq protein has 1 substitution compared to this genomic sequence) codes for MGKAGKLRSGSAGKSKRWKKGHSSDSNPELRRHREAARSRFFSRPSGKSDLTVDALKLHNDLQSDTLSVQKKLENSEGLMEDEDEMAITEKSGVSFLSGLSDCTNLTFGKVQRYWESNSAAHKEICAVLAAVTEVIRSQGGKESETEYFAALMTTLEAVESPESLAAVTYLLNLVLKRVPGPVLIKKFSDTSKALMDIMASQASSGSTSAMRWIVSCLAVLLRKQDLLTWSYPSTLQVYHGLLSFTVHAKPKIRKAAQLGVCSILKGSEFMFSESAPKHHPAVQTTAKFCIQEIEKSGGSKEATTTLHMLTLLKELLPCFPVSMVKSCCETLLKVMTLSNVLITACAMQAFHGLFHSCPGTSALTAELNAQIITALYDYLPNENDLQPVLAWLAVMEKAHTNLARLQSELCLGHLPRLFLTTMNCLLSPHLQVVGAAARTLKTLLTECIAPNAADIGSVPLAPTSGPAGLICKMFRCVEEGLSYKFHSSWPYVLQVLQTFFEAAGKNCHPFMRKCLQTLADLRTSAHFSYTGELDHAVGAAVESMGPEVVLKAIPLQIDGTEESCDFPRSWLVPVIRDNVKNTELGFFTKYFLPLAAKLKNRAADLSQDGRNLEAKIYDTLQWQIWTMLPGFCTKPTDVVDSFKGIARTLGMAINDRPDLRLTVCQALRSLINKGCESEADKAEVSRFAKNFLPILFNVYSQPPAPGEGPSQKLPVLDTVKAYLTITDQQMVSGFLDKATVKLTEAESAEPTRLYMLDLIIAMAPYADEPSMTKIYHTILPYLEDKNHSLQKKAYRVLEEICGGEQPPCKEFVNNNLEELKKTLLTSLKSASSPAKRPRLKCLIHIVKQLAADHEEFITSLIPEVMICTREVSVGARKNAYTLLAEIGYAFLRFNHDQKEAMEQYLAVVYAGLTGSVTMISCAVLTLTRLLFEFKDQMGLQVIEHLLENVCLLLGSRTREVVKAALGFIKVIIFIMDIKVLSKQLQMMMEAIGNINSDMRRFFRVKLKNIFTKFIRKFGFELVKSMLPEAYHKVLVNIRKAEARNKKQKALKQAAAVGEEDDQETKKLEGNSMEDILADSDEEVEEDEEKPTKQQKKLARQKSQAWLKEGEEDDPLNFLDPKAAQRVLATRPDGKSTKLKHDFKTSSDGRLIIQDDEVEEDKSKAVDEEMADLMQEVGIRSKKAQKKRFREDNDDDDDATDKKPQYKSGGSGIHRPISKKPESGANYKSKKGKGDVKQKGKHDPFAYIPLNKATLNRRKKAKMQGQFKGLVRAAQRGAQSGLKKRKDRRL; via the exons ATCTGTGCTGTGCTGGCTGCTGTTACTGAAGTTATTCGCTCTCAGGGAGGAAAAGAGTCAGAGACTGAATACTTTGCTGCTCTG ATGACTACTCTTGAAGCTGTAGAGTCCCCTGAGTCATTGGCTGCAGTTACATATCTGCTTAACCTGGTTCTCAAGAG GGTTCCTGGACCTGTTCTTATCAAGAAGTTTTCTGATACATCCAAGGCCCTTATGGATATCATGGCTTCTCAAGCAAGCAGCGGCAGCACCTCTGCTATGAGATGG ATTGTCTCTTGTCTGGCTGTGCTGCTCCGCAAGCAGGATCTTCTCACATGGAGCTACCCCTCAACCCTCCAAGTGTACCATGGGCTACTCAGTTTCACTGTTCATGCAAAACCTAAA ATCCGCAAGGCGGCCCAGCTAGGGGTGTGTTCCATCCTAAAGGGCAGTGAGTTCATGTTCAGTGAATCGGCACCTAAACACCACCCAGCTGTTCAAACCACAGCTAAATTCTGTATCCAGGAAATAGAGAAGTCTGGAG GTAGTAAAGAAGCCACTACAACCTTGCATATGCTGACATTACTAAAGGAACTGCTGCCCTGCTTCCCTGTCAGTATGGTGAAATCTTGCTGTGAGACCCTGCTAAAGGTCATGACTCTAAGCAACGTG CTTATCACCGCGTGTGCAATGCAGGCCTTCCATGGTCTCTTCCATTCATGCCCCGGAACCTCTGCTCTGACTGCAGAGCTCAATGCCCAAATCATTACA GCCCTATATGACTACTTGCCCAATGAGAATGACCTACAACCAGTTTTGGCATGGTTAGCAGTCATGGAGAAGGCCCACACCAATTTGGCCAG GTTGCAGAGTGAGCTGTGCCTGGGCCATCTTCCTCGTCTCTTCTTAACAACCATGAACTGCTTATTATCTCCTCACTTGCAGGTTGTTGGTGCAGCTGCCCGGACCTTGAAG ACTCTCCTTACTGAATGCATTGCTCCAAATGCTGCTGACATTGGGTCTGTGCCATTGGCTCCAACTTCTGGGCCAGCTGGGCTCATCTGTAAAATGTTCAG GTGCGTGGAAGAGGGATTATCATATAAATTTCACTCATCTTGGCCATACGTCCTTCAAGTCTTACAAACCTTTTTTGAAGCAGCGGGAAAAAATTGCCATCCGTTCATGAGAAAG TGTTTGCAGACTCTTGCTGACTTGAGAACCTCAGCGCATTTTTCCTACACTGGAGAGTTGGATCATGCTGTGGGCGCTGCTGTGGAAAGTATGGGTCCTGAGGTTGTCCTGAAAGCCATTCCTCTGCAGATTGATGGCACAGA ggaATCTTGCGACTTCCCTCGAAGCTGGCTGGTCCCGGTGATACGAGACAATGTGAAGAACACAGAGCTAGGTTTCTTTACCAAGTACTTTCTGCCGCTGGCTGCCAAGTTAAAGAATCGgg CTGCTGATCTATCTCAAGATGGACGAAATCTTGAAGCAAAAATTTATGATACCCTCCAGTGGCAA ATCTGGACAATGTTACCTGGATTTTGCACCAAACCCACAGATGTTGTAGATTCCTTCAAGGGAATTGCACGCACCCTGGGAATGGCAATCAATGATCGTCCAGACCTGAGACTTACAGTCTGCCAAGCTCTGCGATCACTTATCAACAAGGGTTGTGAATCAG AGGCTGACAAGGCTGAAGTTAGCCGCTTTGCCAAGAACTTCCTCCCAATTCTGTTTAATGTGTACAGTCAACCGCCAGCTCCAGGAGAGGGGCCCTCTCAGAAACTGCCAGTGTTGGACACAGTTAAAGCATATCTCACAATCACAGACCAGCAG ATGGTTAGTGGGTTTTTGGATAAAGCAACTGTCAAACTGACAGAAGCGGAGAGTGCAGAGCCCACAAG ATTATATATGCTGGACCTGATCATTGCCATGGCACCGTATGCAGATGAACCCTCCATGACTAAGATCTATCACACTATTTTGCCATATTTGGAG GATAAAAATCACAGTTTGCAGAAGAAAGCCTATAGAGTTTTGGAGGAAATATGTGGAGGGGAACAGCCACCATGCAAAGAATTTGTAAACAACAATCTGGAAGAATTAAAGAAAACACTCCTGACTTCCCTGAAAAGCGCTTCATCCCCTGCTAAACGG CCTCGTTTGAAATGTCTGATCCATATTGTGAAACAACTGGCAGCGGATCACGAAGAATTTATAACTTCCCTTATTCCTGAG GTGATGATTTGTACAAGAGAAGTTTCCGTAGGAGCACGCAAGAATGCATACACGTTACTGGCAGAGATAGGATACGCTTTCCTGCGCTTCAACCATGATCAGAAAG AGGCTATGGAGCAGTACCTTGCTGTTGTCTATGCAGGACTGACTGGTTCTGTCACCATGATAAGCTGCGCAGTGCTAACACTAACAAGGCTCTTGTTTGAATTTAAAG ATCAAATGGGCCTGCAGGTGATTGAACATTTGCTGGAGAATGTCTGCCTCCTCTTAGGATCCAGAACACGGGAAGTGGTTAAAGCCGCGTTGGGCTTCATCAAAGTTATAATCTTCATTATGGACATAAAAGTTCTGTCCAAGCAGCTGCAAATGATG ATGGAAGCTATAGGAAATATCAACAGTGACATGAGGCGCTTCTTCCGCGTGAAGCTTAAAAACATCTTCACCAAGTTCATACGAAAGTTTGG GTTTGAGTTGGTAAAGTCCATGTTGCCTGAAGCTTACCATAAAGTCCTAGTAAACATCCGTAAGGCTGAAGCCAGAAATAAGAAACAGAAAGCATTGAAACAGGCTGCAGCAGTGGGAGAGGAGGACGATCAAGAAACCAAAAAACTGGAGGGAAATAG TATGGAAGACATTTTGGCTGATTCTGATGAAGAAGTAGAGGAAGATGAAGAGAAACCAACCAAACAACAAAAGAAACTGGCCCGGCAGAAGAGCCAGGCTTGGCTTAAAGAAGGGGAGGAAGATGACCCTCTAAATTTCCTTGATCCCAAAGCTGCACAGCGTGTACTGG CTACCAGGCCCGACGGGAAGAGCACCAAGCTAAAGCACGACTTTAAGACCTCGTCGGATGGGCGCCTCATTATCCAAGATGATGAAGTAGAAGAAGATAAGTCTAAAG CCGTTGATGAAGAAATGGCAGATCTCATGCAGGAAGTGGGAATTCGAAGT aaaaaagctcAAAAGAAGAGATTTCGTgaagataatgatgatgatgatgatgccaCAGATAAAAAACCACAGTATAAAT CTGGCGGCTCTGGAATACACAGACCAATCTCCAAAAAGCCAGAAAGTGGAGCAAACTACAAATCTaag AAAGGAAAAGGCGACGTGAAACAGAAAGGCAAGCATGATCCGTTTGCATATATACCTCTAAACAAAGCCACCCTTAACCGAAG GAAAAAAGCAAAGATGCAAGGCCAGTTTAAAGGCCTGGTGAGAGCGGCACAAAGAGGGGCACAGAGTGGActgaaaaagagaaaagacaGGAGGCTTTAA